One Desulfobacteraceae bacterium DNA window includes the following coding sequences:
- a CDS encoding IS110 family transposase, translating to MGNEEANRYEAFCQFRTTVRGCRDYLLVGIDVAKERHHAFFGTATGKTLLKRLIFDNDNKGFEQLLERCQQLMVAHCCKRVAFGLEPTGNYHKPLAHWLLEQGQLLVLVSNKAIADNRESLDGRWDKHDTKDSANVADLMAQG from the coding sequence ATGGGTAACGAGGAAGCTAACAGGTATGAGGCGTTCTGTCAATTTCGCACCACCGTTCGCGGCTGCAGGGATTATCTGCTCGTGGGCATCGATGTGGCCAAGGAGCGCCACCATGCCTTCTTCGGCACCGCCACCGGCAAGACGCTGCTAAAGCGTTTGATCTTTGACAACGACAATAAGGGTTTCGAGCAACTCCTCGAGCGCTGCCAGCAGCTGATGGTGGCCCATTGCTGCAAGAGGGTCGCCTTTGGGTTGGAGCCCACCGGCAATTACCACAAGCCGCTGGCCCATTGGCTGCTGGAGCAAGGACAACTCCTGGTGCTGGTCTCCAACAAGGCCATTGCCGACAATCGCGAGAGCCTCGATGGGCGCTGGGACAAGCACGATACCAAGGACAGCGCCAATGTGGCCGATCTGATGGCCCAGGG